The Hornefia porci genome contains the following window.
TATGACCATTCGGACGATCAGAGCCGGTGGTTTGACAAGATCCGGGAGATCGCCACAGAGCTGGGATATGCGGCAAAGCCGAAGGATTTCAAGAAGCATCCGGAGGAGTACAAAGGCCATGTCGGACACGTTTCCACCGTGATTCGCATCGCGCTGATGGGACGTGCCCAGTCTCCTGATGTCTGGACGATTCAGCAGATTATGGGTGAGGAAAAGGTCCGCGCCCGCATTTCGGATTACATGAAGTAGCGGAAAGCACCGCGCGCCCGGCTGAGAGTCATGAAGCCGGAGGCGCGCAGAAAATAAACGGCCGGCGCATCGGGGCGGGGGAGCCCGCCTGATGCGCCGGCCGTCCTGTCAGTGCGCCCGACGGGCGCACGCTCCGGTTCCGGCAGTCGCGGCCGATTACATTTTCTCGTGGCCGATATGCTCGAACTTAGCGCCGACTTCATAGTCGCTCAGCGCTTTATGCAGAATCTCGACCTGCGACTTGATGTAAGAAACGATCTCACCCTCAGTCGCCTCTACATTGTGTCCCTTCAGATAGAGCTTCATGGATTCTCTGATGACGATATAGCATATCTCGTTGTCCAGTCCTGAAATGACCATGTTATCAACCGCATTGATATAAGCTTTTTTCATCATTTCCTGCTTGTCTTTTGTGTCCATAATAATAAACCCTCCTAAATATTGCGTATTAGTTTTACATATTGATTCTATCATACTGTTCCGAATTGTGCAATTAATTTTGGCGCAATCCGGGTACACATCTGATTCAGGTATAATCCGGATACACGAAGTCTACCCAGAAAAGCCGATGTGTGATAAAATAGAGAGAACAAACGGAGGAAACTATGTCATTTACACATCTTCATGTACATACGGAATACAGTCTTCTGGACGGCGCGGCCAGAATCCGGGACGTTGTGGCGCGGGCGAAGGAGCTGGGAATGGATTCTCTGGCCATTACGGATCACGGCGTCATGTTCGGCGTCATCGATTTCTGGCGGGAATGCAGGAAACAGGGGATTCATCCCGTTATCGGCTGCGAGGTATACACGGCTGCGCGGGGGATGGAGGACAAAGAGCCGGACAAGGATAAATATCAGGGCCATCTGGTTCTGCTGGCGAAGGACAACGACGGTTACCGGAACCTGATTAAAATCGTCTCCAGAGGCTTCACGAAGGGCTTTTATTACAAGCCGCGTGTGGATAAAGATCTGCTGCGGCAGTACAGCGGCGGCATCATTGCGCTGTCGGCCTGTCTGGCAGGGCGGGTGCAGAGCTGCCTGCTCAACCGCGATTATGAGGGCGCGAAGGCAGAAGCGCTGGAGCTGAGAGATATTTTCGGCGAGGATAATTTCTACCTCGAGATTCAGGACCAGGGACTGGATGAGGAAGCCTTCATCAATCCGGAACTGATACGTCTCAGCAGAGAAACGGGAATCCCGATGGTCTGCACCAATGACGTTCACTATGTGAACCGGGAGGATGCGGAAGCGCACGATATTCTTCTGTGCATCCAGACCGCGACGAATGTTTATGATGAAAACCGCATGCGGTTTGCCAACGACCAGTTCTATCTCAAGAGCGAGCAGGAAATGCGGGAGATTTTCCGTGAGCTGCCGGAGGCGGTGGAGAATACTCACAAGGTTGCTATGCGCTGCAACGTGGAATTTACCTTTGGCGAATATCATCTGCCGGAGTTCCTGCCGCCGGAAGGGAAGACGAATAAGCAGTACCTGCGGGAGCTCTGCGCGGACGGCCTTCACGAGCGGTATGACGAGGTGACGGAGCAGCTGCGCGGCAGACTGGATTACGAGCTGGGAGTCATCGAGTCCATGGGTTATGTGGAATATTTTCTCATCGTCTGGGACTTCATCAACTACGCGAAGGAGCACGGAATCATGGTGGGTCCGGGCAGGGGCTCCGCGGCGGGGAGCCTGGTCGCCTACTGCCTGCGGATTACGGATATCGATCCGATACGGTACAATCTGATTTTCGAGAGATTCCTCAACCCGGAGCGGGTGAGCATGCCGGATATCGATATCGACTTCTGTATTGAGCGCCGGGGCGAGGTGATCGATTATGTCCGGCGGAAATACGGCGAGGAGAATGTTTCCCAGATTATCACCTTCGGAACCATGAAGGCCAAGGCGGTTGTCCGGGATGTGGGCCGGGCGCTGAACCTCCCCTACGCCGATGCGGACCGGATCGCCAAGGCGATTCCCTTCGATCTGAAGATGACTCTTGACCGGGCGCTGGAAATGAGCCCCGACCTGAAAAAAATGTACGATGAGGATCCCACTGTCCGCAAGGTGATTGACATGTCCCGGAAGCTGGAGGGAATGCCGCGTCACGCTTCAACGCATGCGGCGGGCGTGGTGATCTCGCGCCTTCCGCTGGATGAATATGTGCCGCTCTATATGTCCGACAAAGGCGTGGCGACGCAGTTCAACATGACCACCATCGAGGAGCTGGGTCTTCTGAAGATGGATTTTCTGGGGCTGCGGAACCTGACCGTGATTCGTGACGCGCTGGCGATGATCCGCCGTAACCACGGGGTGAGCATCGATTTCGCCAGGATGGGATACGACGACAAAGCCGTGTACGAGATGATCGCCGCCGGAAATACGGAAGGCATCTTCCAGCTGGAAAGCGGCGGCATGACCGGTTTCATGAAAAATCTGAAGCCCACCTGCTTCGAGGATGTTGTTGCGGGAATTTCTTTGTACCGGCCGGGACCGATGGATTCGATCCCGCGATACATCGACAACAAAAAAAACCCCGACAGGATTCAGTATGTGACGCCGGAGCTCGCGCCGATTCTGGACGTAACCTACGGCTGTCTGGTCTACCAGGAGCAGGTCATGCAGATCGTCCGTGATCTGGCCGGCTACAGCTACGGCCGTTCCGATCTGGTGCGCCGCGCCATGAGTAAAAAGAAGCGGGACGTGATGATGGAGGAGCGTCAGTACTTCATCTACGGAAAGGAAGACGAACAGGGGAACGTGGAGATTCCCGGCTGCCTGCGGAACGGCATCAGCAGAGAAGCGGCAGAGGCGATATTTGCGGATATGGAGACCTTCGCGCAGTACGCGTTCAATAAGTCCCACGCGGCGGCCTATGCGGTGGTCGCTTATGAGACAGGATATCTGAAGAAATATTATCCGGTGGAATTCATGGCGGCTCTCCTTTCCAGCGTGATGGGAGATACGGGTCAGACCTCTAAATACATCCGCAACTGTGAGGAGATGGGGATCCGGGTGCTGCCGCCCGATATCAATGAAAGTGAGAAGAAGTATACTGTGGTGGACGGAAAAATCCGCTATGGTCTGCTCGGCGTCAAGAATGTGGGAGAGCATGCCATCGATGAGATCATCCATGCCCGGGAGACAAAGGGGCTCCCGAAGGATATCTTTCAGTTTATCAGCAACATCGATGTCGGCATAGTGAACAAAAAAGCAGTGGAATCGCTGATCAAGGCCGGCGCTCTGGACTGTCTGAATCCCAACCGGGCCGCACACCTGGCCGTTTACGGTCAGCTGATGAGTTCGGCGCAGAACGAGGCGAGGAAGAATCTTGCGGGACAGATTTCCCTGTTTCAGATCAGCGGCGAGGAGATGTCCGCAGGCATCGGAGGGCGGAGTCTCCCCGACGTCCGCAATTTTGAGCCGCGGATGCTGCTCTCTCTGGAAAAGGAAATGCTGGGGGTCTATATCACCGGTCATCCTCTGAACGCTTACTCGGACCGAATCCGGAAACTGGTGACCGTAACCAGTCAGGATCTGGAGGCAAGCGTTGCAGGAGAAGAGGAGCAGGAAGAGGGCGCGATACGGGAGGCGGGATTCGACAGCGGAGCTGTTTCGGATCTTTATGACGGCATGAAGGTGGTTATGGCCGGCATGATCGCCGGAAAAAAGAATCTTGTAACCAAGAACAACAAGCTGATGGCCTTTGTGGATCTGGAGGATCTCTACGGCATCACTGAAGTCGTCGTATTCCCGAACGTCTACGAACGGTGCCAGGACAGCATTGCGGACGATGCCGTGGTGGTCGTCAGAGGAAAACTGAATTTCAAGGAGGGAGAGGTTCCCAAGGTTCTGGCGGATTCTGTGGTGAGCATGGATGAGGTGGAACGGCGGGCGCGCGGAACAAAGGGTCCCATGGTGAAGATCCGGATTCCCGCGGACGTCCGGGAGCCACGTGTTCTGAAACAGCTGGAGCAGATTTTCCGGGAGGATCGGGGAGACACCGAGGTGCTGATTTATTTACAGAACGGAAAGATCGTGCGGAGCAGTGCAGGCGTTAAAATGAGTGATTATCTGATTGAGGAGCTCAATGGAATCGTGGGAGCGTCCAACGTCAAGATGAGCACAGGAAAGGAGCAATAGATAAATGAAGAGGATAGGAGTTCTGACGTCCGGCGGAGACGCGCCGGGAATGAATGCCGCGATCCGGGCGGTCGTGAGATGCGGAATTGAGCGCGGGCTTGAGGTGTACGGAATTTCCCGGGGATATTCCGGCCTGATCGACGGAGAGATCGAGCAGATGAACCGGCGCTCTGTAGGTGATATCATGCAGAGGGGCGGTACGATTCTGAAAACCGCGCGGAGCAAAAGATTCATGACGGAGGAGGGAATCAGACACGCGGCGGCCATGCTGGACACCTTCGGCATAGAGGGACTGGTGGCCATCGGCGGCGACGGGACGCTCCACGGGGCGCAGGAGTTGTCAGAGCTGGGCGTGAAGGTCATGGGACTGCCGGGAACCATCGATAACGATCTTGCCTATACGGATTACACGATCGGTTTTGATACAGCGGTGACAACCGTTCTGGACGCCATCTCCAAGGTGCGAGACACATCCTCCTCTCACGAGAGAAACACCATCATCGAGGTGATGGGCAGGCGCTGCGGCGACATCGCGCTGTACGCCGGCCTCTGCGGCGGAGCCGAGGAGATTCTGGTACCGGAGATTCCGTATGATATCAACGCACTCTGCCGGAAAATCGTCATGTCCGCAAACCACGGAAAACTGCACAGCATCATCATCAAGGCGGAGGGCGTGGACATCGGCTCCCAGGAGCTGACGCAGGAGATCCAGGAACGCACCGGCCGGGAGACCAAACTGGTTGTCCTGTCCTATCTGCAGAGGGGCGGGAGACCGACGATGCGGGACCGCCTGCTGGCGACGATGTGCGGTGCAAAAGCGGCGGAGCTTCTGGCAGAGGACTCCGAGAGCAAGGCGATCGGCACGGTGGACGGTCAGATTGTCGCTTACGACCTGGCTGACGCGCTGAAGATGGAAAAGGAATTTAATCAGGATATGTACCGCCTGATCGAGGTGCTGAGCAAATGAACGCGGTCGTCGTCTATTATTCCCGCTACGGGTCAACGGAGAGGTACGCCCGGTGGATTGCGGAGGAGCTGGACGCGGATCTGATTCCCGCAGGGAAATGCAGGTTCAGGGATCTGGAGCCCTACGATACGATTGTGTACGGAGGCGGGATATACTCCGGAGGCATCCGGGGAATCGAGCTGATTACAAAGAACTGGTACAAAGGGCTGAACGAAAAAAGAGTGCTCTGCTTCGGCGTCGGAATCACCATTGAGGAGGAGGCCAACAGGAAGCAGGCGATGGAGATCAACTTCGGAAAACGTTTTGTGACAGATGCGGAGGAAGATAAAGACCGTCCGGAAGAAGCCGATCCCGACCTGAAGGAGCTGCTTCGGGTGAAGCTTCTGCCGATTCCGTGCTGGTTTCTTCCCGGGGCGTTTGACCCGTCGCGGCTGCGGCGTTTCGACAAGGGCGTCATGAAACTGGTGCGGAAGATGATGGCGGACGATCCCGCGAACGCGAAGATTCTGGAGTATATCGACCGGGGCTGCGATCTGGTGGACAAAAGCCGAATCGGGGAGATTGTCGCCGCCGCAAAGGACGGGCGTGAGGACGAATAGACGGAACAGATGGTGCGGGCTGCCGAAGCCCCGGGATTTTCGATGATTTCCGTCTTCCGGGGGCTCCGGAATCTCCAGCGGATCCGGACTCCCGGGCCGTTTTACAGATCGATGCCGATATCGTTCCCGATGATCTGACCGAAGCCTATCGCATTGTCACCGAACCGGCTGCGAATCGCGTCCATCGTGCGCTCCACAGATTCGGCTTTTTCACGGGAGGCGTTTTCCTCCCGGAAAAGAGAGAGCTGTTCTTCTCCTGTTTCATCGCACAGGCTGATGGCAGTCAGCGTGATGAGGCGGATCGGTTTCTGCGAGGGCCAGAAGCTCCGGATCAGTTCCATGGCGGTTCTCCGCAGCTCGTCGGCCAGGTTGGTGGGGTGCGTCAGCTGAGTCTGCCGTGAGACTGTTTTCAGCTGTGTATCCTTAATGTCCACCCTGACGCCGCCGGCCCTGAGCTGATATTTTCGCAGACGGCCCGCCACGGTGTCGGAGAGACGGGTCAGAGCGGTGAGGATATCGTCCTCCCCTGTCAGATTGCGGCGGAAGGTGATGCCGTTGCCTACGGACTTGATTTTGTTCCTCTGATCATAACGCCTTACCGGAGAGTCGTCATCTCCTCGCGCGTAGGAGCGGAGCAGGGGTCCCTGCTTTCCGAGAAGCCGCTCCAGCGTGCGTGCGTCGGCCAGAGCAAGATCGCCGATTGTGTGGATATCAGCGGTTTTCAGGCGTTCCGCGGTGGCGAAGCCGACAAAGAACATTTCGTTTACCGGCATGGGCCAGAGAAGCTGCTGATAGTTGTCCCGGGTGATTTCTGTGGTAGCGTCCGGCTTCCTGTACTCGCTGCCCATTTTGGCGAAGATTTTGTTGTAGGAGACGCCGGCGGAAAGGGTGACGCCCAGCTCTTCCCGGACCCGCTGCCGGATGCGGTCCGCGATCTGCGTTCCGGATCCGAACAGGGTCTGGCTCGCGGTGACGTCCAGCCAGGATTCGTCGATACTGAAGGGCTCCACCATGTCCGTGTACTCCTGGTACAGACGGTTCAGACGGCGGCTGTATTCCCGGTATTTTTCGTGGTGGGGAGGGAGCAGCACCAGATCAGGGCATTTGCGTCTGGCCTGCCAGACGGTTTCCGCGGTGACCACGCCGCAGGCCTTTGCGGCCTGGTTTTTGGCCAGAATAATTCCATGACGAAGCTCCGGATCGCCGCTGACGGCTACCGGCATATCCCGGAGCTCCGGATGGTCCAGAAGCTCGACGGACGCGAAAAAACTGTTGATGTCACAGTGTAAAATAACTCTATCCATGCTTTGATTATAGCACAAAGAACAGGAAGGAGACAGACCATGCTTGTGTTAAAGGTAAAATATACGGCGAAGCCCGGAATGCGTCAGGCGTTTCGTGACGCGGTGGAGCGCGAGAAAATCGACGCGGCCAGCCGCGGCGAGGAGGGCTGCCTTTTGTATGAATATACGGAGCCGGACGGACGTCCCAACGACCTGATGCTGGATGAGGTATGGGAGGATGAGGAGTCGCAGAAGGCGCACTGCGCGACGGCTCATTTCAGGAGACTGGGAGAGCTGAAGGAGCAGTATGTGGAGAGTACGCAGCTGGACCGCTATGATCTGGACCTGGAGACTATGCAGATGAATCTTGCGCGCAGAGGGTATATCGTCAGCGTCTTTGATACTGCGGAGGAAGCCGCAGAATATCTGGACGGCAGAATCGACGGAAAGAACGTCGGCATCGGCGGCTCCGTCACGCTGGATAAAATGGGGATGTACCAGAGGCTTTCCGCGCATAACAATGTGGAGTGGCACTGGCATCTGAAAGAGGGTGAAACTGTACAGGAGGCCCGGACGGCGGCGATGACGGGAGACGTGTATCTGTCTTCTGTGAACGGAATCAGTGAGGCAGGAGAGATCGTGAACATCGACGGAGCCGGGAACCGGCTGGCGGGAACGCTGTTCGGTCACAGCAAGGTCTATTATGTTCTGGGGATAAACAAAATCCGTCCGACTCTGGAGGATGCGATCGGCCGCGCCCGAAACATCGCGGCTCCGCTGAACGCGAAGCGCCTCGGATGTGAAACGCCCTGCGAGAAGAGAGGCGTCTGTTACGACTGTCAGGGGGCGGACCGGATCTGCCGGGCGATGACAATCACCTATGCGCCGATGATGGGGCAGGAAACAGAGGTCGTCATTATCAGAAAATTCCTGGGGCTGTAAAGCGCGTCGCACAGGAAACAATAACGCGGGAACAAATAACGATAATTTTTTCACAATATTACTGTTCCGGAACGGATAAGTAGTGTAAAATATAGGAGGGGACGATGTCGGGCATCTGCATTATAGGCGGCGGCGCCAGCGGAATGGCGGCCGCGATTACGGCAAAGAAATATGCGCCGGACCG
Protein-coding sequences here:
- a CDS encoding LUD domain-containing protein — protein: MLVLKVKYTAKPGMRQAFRDAVEREKIDAASRGEEGCLLYEYTEPDGRPNDLMLDEVWEDEESQKAHCATAHFRRLGELKEQYVESTQLDRYDLDLETMQMNLARRGYIVSVFDTAEEAAEYLDGRIDGKNVGIGGSVTLDKMGMYQRLSAHNNVEWHWHLKEGETVQEARTAAMTGDVYLSSVNGISEAGEIVNIDGAGNRLAGTLFGHSKVYYVLGINKIRPTLEDAIGRARNIAAPLNAKRLGCETPCEKRGVCYDCQGADRICRAMTITYAPMMGQETEVVIIRKFLGL
- a CDS encoding DNA polymerase III subunit alpha codes for the protein MSFTHLHVHTEYSLLDGAARIRDVVARAKELGMDSLAITDHGVMFGVIDFWRECRKQGIHPVIGCEVYTAARGMEDKEPDKDKYQGHLVLLAKDNDGYRNLIKIVSRGFTKGFYYKPRVDKDLLRQYSGGIIALSACLAGRVQSCLLNRDYEGAKAEALELRDIFGEDNFYLEIQDQGLDEEAFINPELIRLSRETGIPMVCTNDVHYVNREDAEAHDILLCIQTATNVYDENRMRFANDQFYLKSEQEMREIFRELPEAVENTHKVAMRCNVEFTFGEYHLPEFLPPEGKTNKQYLRELCADGLHERYDEVTEQLRGRLDYELGVIESMGYVEYFLIVWDFINYAKEHGIMVGPGRGSAAGSLVAYCLRITDIDPIRYNLIFERFLNPERVSMPDIDIDFCIERRGEVIDYVRRKYGEENVSQIITFGTMKAKAVVRDVGRALNLPYADADRIAKAIPFDLKMTLDRALEMSPDLKKMYDEDPTVRKVIDMSRKLEGMPRHASTHAAGVVISRLPLDEYVPLYMSDKGVATQFNMTTIEELGLLKMDFLGLRNLTVIRDALAMIRRNHGVSIDFARMGYDDKAVYEMIAAGNTEGIFQLESGGMTGFMKNLKPTCFEDVVAGISLYRPGPMDSIPRYIDNKKNPDRIQYVTPELAPILDVTYGCLVYQEQVMQIVRDLAGYSYGRSDLVRRAMSKKKRDVMMEERQYFIYGKEDEQGNVEIPGCLRNGISREAAEAIFADMETFAQYAFNKSHAAAYAVVAYETGYLKKYYPVEFMAALLSSVMGDTGQTSKYIRNCEEMGIRVLPPDINESEKKYTVVDGKIRYGLLGVKNVGEHAIDEIIHARETKGLPKDIFQFISNIDVGIVNKKAVESLIKAGALDCLNPNRAAHLAVYGQLMSSAQNEARKNLAGQISLFQISGEEMSAGIGGRSLPDVRNFEPRMLLSLEKEMLGVYITGHPLNAYSDRIRKLVTVTSQDLEASVAGEEEQEEGAIREAGFDSGAVSDLYDGMKVVMAGMIAGKKNLVTKNNKLMAFVDLEDLYGITEVVVFPNVYERCQDSIADDAVVVVRGKLNFKEGEVPKVLADSVVSMDEVERRARGTKGPMVKIRIPADVREPRVLKQLEQIFREDRGDTEVLIYLQNGKIVRSSAGVKMSDYLIEELNGIVGASNVKMSTGKEQ
- a CDS encoding flavodoxin domain-containing protein gives rise to the protein MNAVVVYYSRYGSTERYARWIAEELDADLIPAGKCRFRDLEPYDTIVYGGGIYSGGIRGIELITKNWYKGLNEKRVLCFGVGITIEEEANRKQAMEINFGKRFVTDAEEDKDRPEEADPDLKELLRVKLLPIPCWFLPGAFDPSRLRRFDKGVMKLVRKMMADDPANAKILEYIDRGCDLVDKSRIGEIVAAAKDGREDE
- the pfkA gene encoding 6-phosphofructokinase, producing MKRIGVLTSGGDAPGMNAAIRAVVRCGIERGLEVYGISRGYSGLIDGEIEQMNRRSVGDIMQRGGTILKTARSKRFMTEEGIRHAAAMLDTFGIEGLVAIGGDGTLHGAQELSELGVKVMGLPGTIDNDLAYTDYTIGFDTAVTTVLDAISKVRDTSSSHERNTIIEVMGRRCGDIALYAGLCGGAEEILVPEIPYDINALCRKIVMSANHGKLHSIIIKAEGVDIGSQELTQEIQERTGRETKLVVLSYLQRGGRPTMRDRLLATMCGAKAAELLAEDSESKAIGTVDGQIVAYDLADALKMEKEFNQDMYRLIEVLSK
- the dinB gene encoding DNA polymerase IV, whose protein sequence is MDRVILHCDINSFFASVELLDHPELRDMPVAVSGDPELRHGIILAKNQAAKACGVVTAETVWQARRKCPDLVLLPPHHEKYREYSRRLNRLYQEYTDMVEPFSIDESWLDVTASQTLFGSGTQIADRIRQRVREELGVTLSAGVSYNKIFAKMGSEYRKPDATTEITRDNYQQLLWPMPVNEMFFVGFATAERLKTADIHTIGDLALADARTLERLLGKQGPLLRSYARGDDDSPVRRYDQRNKIKSVGNGITFRRNLTGEDDILTALTRLSDTVAGRLRKYQLRAGGVRVDIKDTQLKTVSRQTQLTHPTNLADELRRTAMELIRSFWPSQKPIRLITLTAISLCDETGEEQLSLFREENASREKAESVERTMDAIRSRFGDNAIGFGQIIGNDIGIDL